Proteins co-encoded in one Centroberyx gerrardi isolate f3 chromosome 18, fCenGer3.hap1.cur.20231027, whole genome shotgun sequence genomic window:
- the akirin2 gene encoding akirin-2, which translates to MACGATLKRTMDFDPLMSPNSPKRRRCAPIMSTVASTSSPQKYLRMEPSPFGEVVSSRLTTEQILHNIKQEYKRLQKRRHLDSTFQQAEGCCPLDLQNAHSGSALAGTSAGASSPTRKEQPLFSLRQVGMICERLLKEREEKIREEYDEILTAKLAEQYDAFVKFTHDQLMRRFGEQPASYVS; encoded by the exons ATGGCTTGCGGAGCTACTCTGAAAAGGACAATGGACTTTGACCCACTAATGAGCCCGAATTCCCCCAAGAGGAGGAGGTGCGCCCCAATCATGTCTACAGTTGCTTCCACTTCTTCACCACAAAAATATCTGCGTATGGAGCCCTCGCCGTTCGGAGAGGTCGTGTCGTCCAGACTCACGACAG agCAAATTCTACACAACATCAAACAGGAGTATAAGCGGTTGCAGAAACGAAGGCACCTGGACAGTACTTTCCAGCAGGCAGAAGGCTGTTGTCCTCTGGACCTGCAAAACGCTCACAGTGGATCTGCCCTAGCAG GAACGTCCGCCGGCGCCTCGTCTCCCACCAGAAAAGAGCAGCCTTTATTTTCCCTGAGACAGGTCGGGATGATCTGTGAAAGACTACTGAAAGAGCGAGAGGAAAAAATACGTGAGGAGTATGATGAGATATTGACGGCCAAACTTGCAG aGCAATATGATGCGTTCGTCAAGTTCACCCATGAT